One region of Leishmania braziliensis MHOM/BR/75/M2904 complete genome, chromosome 17 genomic DNA includes:
- a CDS encoding putative DNAJ domain protein has protein sequence MPSSWKSMDAEAPGVASGLKGDAEPSQRSARSDTLYDVLNVSHTATVEEITAAYRRLALVHHPDRPSGVQVKFQEIQRAYEVLSATETRDKYDALLSGKVAVRNFKRPPQLESVLQPVYALLADGAFYEFEAAPSKLKCSFHYGDGIRFNGECGSLIGLAGDDFLYWTISGRGYASRLFKAGSSFALSSVCVLYRSNLGLRKIPLRRSSLKSPSTSLPTRSSGGMQGASGNAGVSGGSASTKNAANRSEAHRIKEALLKRERSRNFKKRLEMIGQEETEKRRYLQQDLWERFTTLHMAVETVLQCVLKGTPVPVEVMRLMGYTSPDATLCSSDVGSSQLPAVAESVLTSSLWVDPRQSDYYSDDEMLRESGGGSKEDDRHRVARGGGVATHRSRGSGHSRSCGSLSLRSTQASDGSPDGDTCRGGSTAAVPLPSTLRRFERDAAAVTGVSAGTGAIETQAIASPSPPPLCPASSMESPGEVTPPHRTSESHTASISRPSCAANVPVKKLAMKKSAEPVAQAKEGLPRSGFSAASTPPPVSAREECSPGVGSMVAVASTHASPHRVSLTDAPAEMLSEDCKVCPPSPR, from the coding sequence ATGCCTTCTTCATGGAAGTCAATGGATGCGGAGGCCCCCGGAGTGGCCTCTGGGCTAAAGGGCGACgcagagccgtcgcagcgaAGTGCTCGCAGCGACACCCTCTACGACGTGCTCAATGTCTCTCATACCGCCACGGTGGAGGAGATCACGGCGGCGTACCGTAGGCTTGCACTTGTGCACCACCCGGACCGCCCCAGCGGTGTTCAGGTGAAGTTTCAAGAGATCCAGCGCGCTTATGAGGTGCTCAGCGCAACGGAGACGCGGGACAAATACGACGCTCTGCTGAGTGGGAAAGTCGCCGTGCGGAACTTTAAGCGACCGCCTCAGCTGGAGTCGGTATTACAGCCTGTTTACGCACTGCTCGCCGATGGCGCCTTCTACGAATTTGAGGCGGCCCCCAGCAAGCTGAAGTGCAGCTTTCACTATGGTGACGGTATTCGGTTTAACGGCGAATGCGGTAGCCTCATCGGGCTCGCCGGCGACGACTTCTTGTATTGGACCATCAGCGGGCGAGGGTATGCTTCGAGGCTGTTTAAGGCCGGCAGCAGCTTTGCCCTCTCGAGCGTTTGCGTCTTGTATCGTAGCAACTTGGGGCTGCGCAAGATTCCACTGCGGCGCTCATCTTTGAAGTCACCGAGCACTAGTCTCCCCACCCGCTCTTCTGGAGGGATGCAGGGCGCGAGCGGCAACGCTGGCGTTTCTGGGGGCTCGGCGAGTACGAAGAACGCTGCCAACAGGTCCGAGGCGCATCGCAtcaaggaggcgctgctAAAGAGAGAACGAAGCCGCAATTTCAAGAAGCGGTTGGAGATGATTGGTcaggaggagacggagaagCGCAGGTATCTCCAACAGGATTTGTGGGAGAGGTTTACCACGCTGCACATGGCGGTagagacggtgctgcagtgtGTGCTGAAAGGCACACCTGTGCCGGTAGAGGTGATGCGTTTGATGGGCTACACCTCTCCGGATGCGACACTGTGCTCATCTGACGTGGGAAGCTCGCAATTGCCCGCGGTGGCGGAGTCGGTGCTGACCAGCTCATTGTGGGTTGACCCGCGGCAGAGCGATTACTACAGCGACGATGAAATGCTGCGggaaagcggcggcggcagcaagGAAGACGACAGACATCGCGTTGCTAGGGGTGGAGGTGTTGCCACACACCGCAGCCGTGGTAGCGGCCACAGCAGGTCTTGCgggtcgctgtcgctgcggtcTACGCAAGCCTCCGATGGCTCACCCGACGGTGACACATGCCGCGGAGGCtcaacagcggcggtgccgctcccATCGACTCTGCGTCGCTTCGAACGAGATGCGGCCGCTGTCACTGGCGTCTCTGCTGGTACAGGGGCTATAGAAACACAAGCAATTGCGTCCCCGTCCCCGCCGCCACTCTGTCCAGCATCATCGATGGAGTCACCAGGTGAAGTCACTCCGCCGCACCGAACAAGCGAATCACACACTGCTTCCATCTCGCGACCGTCTTGTGCCGCCAATGTTCCTGTGAAGAAGCTCGCCATGAAGAAGTCTGCCGAGCCGGTGGCTCAAGCAAAGGAAGGTCTTCCAAGGAGTGGCTTCAGTGCTGCATCCACCCCTCCGCCCGTGAGCGCTAGGGAAGAGTGTTCCCCCGGAGTTGGCTCAATGGTGGCGGTCGCCTCGACTCATGCCAGCCCGCATAGAGTTTCTCTTACCGATGCACCCGCTGAAATGCTCAGCGAGGACTGCAAAGTGTGCCCGCCGTCTCCGAGGTAA
- a CDS encoding queuine tRNA-ribosyltransferase: MPLPSIFTFEENRGPAGKEPVAARSGIFHLPHGPLRTPIFMPVATQGALKGVTVEQLEELDVEIILGNTYHLGLRPGEEVLRALTSRKNARETATSTYTSADGIRDNMDGIHFMESWKKNILTDSGGFQMVSLLKLAQITEEGVRFQSTHGAGTAGTIMPVAEMEASSSTSGTAAATSTLTAPTEAAKAYDCEAEVENTYSLLLRPEDSIRIQNAIGGDIMMQLDDVVHSLTVGLRVEEAAKRSIRWLDRCLAANQNREKQCIFGIVQGALNAELRRYCLKEIIQRTECMGYAIGGLSGGEAKDDFWRMVRLCTKEGLPANKPRYCMGVGYPEDILVCIALGVDMFDCVYACRTARFGSALTSRGKLQISKKEYAADFGPLDPNCSCMTCRTYTRSYLNMIAAREGIAATLLSYHNIAYLINLTRGARSSIEEGRFTTFVQDFFLAYYPAKDYPQWAVEALASVKITLL; encoded by the coding sequence ATGCCACTGCCTTCGATTTTCACGTTCGAGGAGAACAGGGGCCCGGCCGGCAAGGAGCCTGTCGCAGCTCGTAGCGGCATCTTCCACCTACCACACGGTCCTTTGCGCACGCCGATATTCATGCCTGTGGCGACGCAAGGCGCACTAAAGGGTGTCACAGTGGAACAactggaggagctcgacgTTGAAATTATATTGGGTAACACCTATCATCTGGGCTTGCGTCCTGGGGAGGAGGTGTTGCGTGCTCTAACCTCGCGCAAGAACGCGCGGGAGACTGCCACCAGCACGTACACCTCCGCAGATGGCATCCGAGACAACATGGATGGCATCCACTTTATGGAGAGCTGGAAGAAAAACATACTGACGGACAGCGGTGGTTTTCAGatggtgtcgctgctgaagctTGCGCAGATCACAGAGGAAGGCGTGCGGTTCCAGTCGACGCATGGCGCTGGCACGGCAGGGACTATAATGCCTGTAGCTGAGATGGAAGCCTCGAGCTCTACCAGCGGCACGGCTGCGGCAACATCTACACTGACAGCCCCGACAGAAGCAGCAAAGGCATACGACTGcgaggcagaggtggagaacACGTATTCCCTGTTGCTCCGGCCTGAGGACTCCATCCGCATTCAGAACGCCATCGGTGGCGACATTATGATGCAGCTGGACGACGTGGTGCACTCGCTAACGGTCGGACTGCgcgtcgaggaggcggcaaagCGCTCGATTCGATGGCTAGACCGCTGTCTCGCAGCCAACCAGAATCGGGAGAAGCAATGCATCTTTGGCATTGTGCAGGGTGCCTTGAACGCCGAGCTCCGCCGTTACTGCCTGAAGGAGATCATCCAGCGAACAGAGTGCATGGGCTACGCCATTGGTGGGCTCAGCGGCGGGGAGGCGAAGGACGACTTTTGGCGGATGGTGCGCTTGTGCACAAAGGAGGGACTGCCAGCGAACAAGCCGCGGTATTGCATGGGCGTCGGCTATCCAGAGGACATCCTCGTCTGCATCGCGCTCGGCGTGGACATGTTCGACTGCGTCTATGCCTGCCGCACAGCCCGCTTTGGCTCTGCACTGACTTCCCGTGGCAAGCTACAGATTTCTAAGAAGGAGTACGCAGCCGATTTCGGTCCTCTTGACCCAaactgcagctgcatgaCGTGCCGTACCTACACACGCTCCTACCTGAACATGATCGCGGCAAGGGAGGGGATAGCGGCGACGTTGCTATCGTATCACAACATCGCCTACCTCATTAACCTTACGCGCGGCGCTCGAAGCTCCATCGAGGAGGGGCGCTTCACGACATTCGTACAGGACTTCTTCCTTGCCTACTATCCTGCGAAAGACTACCCCCAATGGGCTGTGGAGGCTCTGGCCTCTGTCAAGATAACTCTCTTGTAG
- a CDS encoding protein kinase, translating to MSEMMQHHFFTGTGEAAATAMPPSDRGDVSPVWSIYDDYWCGVSQDAEVEDGEVGSCVGTTPRRLPFISDPVPFMTLKGSQLKKEAPIRRGAQGAVYSAFDAATITPAEDANAKSLLSHEVCREHESDEQVAGDGQRPARCGRHVAVKRIFIQASDFGAHDISATVLREVTLHRFVSDKQAACLAAASASYSTTSASGAAPRAEDDQGRALCDLIDDSARVVYLYRVVEAPHREMCLVMELAATNLEQAIFPHGARGASKRGMVGYRQKPGAASLFGTSASTGVSGGLSLSSVSPSTKPNTATATEYPQGSSLSLPHSRMPLVRYLLRRLLRLVCFLHETCGVVHRDLKLSNVLVTKDAGLRLGDFGSARFIPPLRSDAKIQTQNSPSFTESHAAAASQREQLPCTPPSMRTTLHYRPPEVLLGDPACRTAADVWALGVIFAQLLLQKALFHSESELDLLGAIQKLLGVPAHCAPPSWLAAPSVPGPAMGGEFAAQVSAPQASFPYKFHAGVVPADGLDLLSRMLHQQPESRISAREALQHPFLNFEGRSAAATHDDDEQGRALWQERVATVLREQTAGPIHGMGEGERWPMFMRLADNADEEDEEDDEDGVTPLRVSLGGCTSY from the coding sequence ATGTCAGAGATGATGCAGCATCACTTCTTCACAGGCAcaggcgaagcagcagcaacagcaatgCCCCCAAGTGACCGCGGCGATGTGTCGCCGGTGTGGTCGATCTATGACGACTACTGGTGTGGCGTCTCCCAGGATGCCGAGGTGGAAGATGGAGAGGTGGGCAGCTGTGTAGGTACAACGCCGCGCCGGCTACCCTTCATCTCGGACCCGGTGCCTTTCATGACGTTGAAAGGTTCACAGTTGAAGAAAGAAGCACCGATTCGTCGGGGTGCTCAGGGGGCCGTGTACTCGGCGTTCGACGCAGCCACCATCACACCTGCGGAGGACGCGAACGCAAAGAGCCTTCTTTCCCACGAGGTCTGCAGGGAGCATGAGAGCGACGAACAGGTTGCAGGTGACGGTCAACGGCCCGCGCGGTGCGGTCGGCATGTTGCCGTAAAGCGCATTTTTATTCAGGCAAGCGACTTCGGTGCACACGACATCTCCGCGACGGTACTGCGTGAGGTAACGCTGCATCGCTTTGTGAGCGACAAGCAAGCTGCGTGTCTTGCGGCAGCGAGTGCGTCTTACTCCACTACTTCAGCCtccggcgccgcgccgcgtgCCGAGGACGATCAAGGTCGGGCCCTCTGTGATCTCATTGACGACTCCGCGCGAGTCGTCTACCTCTACCGTGTTGTGGAAGCCCCGCACAGGGAGATGTGCCTTGTGATGGAACTCGCGGCAACCAACCTGGAGCAGGCCATTTTTCCGCACGGAGCCCGTGGCGCCTCAAAGCGTGGCATGGTTGGCTACAGGCAGAAGCCCGGTGCGGCCTCCCTGTTCGGCACCTCTGCTTCTACTGGTGTCAGCGGTGGTCTGAGCCTGTCCTCCGTCTCGCCGTCTACAAAGCCTAACACTGCTACGGCGACAGAATACCCGCAGGGATCATCGCTCTCTTTGCCACACTCTCGAATGCCGCTCGTGCGCTACTtgctgcggcgcctgctACGCCTCGTGTGTTTCCTACACGAGACGTGTGGTGTGGTGCATCGAGACTTGAAGCTGAGCAATGTACTGGTGACGAAGGACGCTGGGCTTCGACTCGGTGACTTTGGGTCTGCGCGTTTCATTCCTCCTTTGCGCTCGGATGCGAAGATCCAGACTCAGAactctccctctttcaccGAGtctcacgcagcagctgcgagcCAGCGTGAGCAACTCCCCTGCACACCGCCATCGATGCGCACGACACTTCACTATCGACCCCCCGAAGTGCTCCTTGGAGACCCGGCGTGCCGCACCGCGGCAGATGTGTGGGCGTTAGGTGTGATCTTTGCTCAGCTGCTACTGCAGAAGGCCTTGTTCCACTCGGAGAGCGAGTTAGACCTGCTAGGGGCAATTCAGAAGCTTCTGGGAGTGCCGGCGCACtgtgcgccgccgtcgtggcTCGCTGCTCCTTCGGTGCCCGGCCCGGCAATGGGCGGGGAATTCGCTGCACAAGTCTCAGCTCCTCAGGCAAGTTTCCCGTACAAGTTCCACGCCGGTGTCGTACCTGCTGACGGGCTGGACCTGCTGTCTCGGATGCTGCACCAGCAACCCGAGTCCCGCATCTCCGCCCGCGAAGCACTACAGCATCCTTTCCTGAACTTTGAAGGTCGTTCTGCGGCGGCTAcacacgacgacgacgagcaAGGGCGAGCATTGTGGCaggagagggtggcgacAGTGCTGCGTGAGCAGACGGCGGGGCCCATACACGGTATGGGAGAAGGTGAGCGATGGCCCATGTTTATGAGGCTCGCTGATAAcgcggacgaggaggatgaagaggacgacgaggacggtgTCACCCCACTCCGCGTCAGCTTAGGCGGGTGTACGTCATACTAA